The window ATCAATTCTGTGAGCTGCCTCAGATGTGCTCTGTGCCGTAGTTGATTCGACGGAAGCCGCTCGCTTTGTTCCTATCCTATGGATAACCCCGGAACCGAGGAACGTTCATGAGAGTCAACGAAAGGCCATATCGGAAGAGATCGATCATCCTTTCGCGCTTAGTTAGACTGTGGTTTTGTTTGGTGGGATGCACTCTTGGCCTGGCCGCTGAATCGATTCAACAGATCTCTCAATACGCACACACGGCTTGGCGCATTCAGGATGGATCGTTTAGTGGGACTCCACATACGATTACCCAGACGGTCGATGGATATCTCTGGATTGGAACCGACACAAGATTAATTCGCTTCGATGGAGCGCACTTCAATCTCCAAACTGCACCTGATGGCGCGCCCCTCTACAGTCCCAGCGTCTACTCTCTCTTAGGCGCCCGGGACGGGTCTCTCTGGATCGGAAATGGAATCAGCATTGCCCACATGCAGAAAGGAGTTGTCACTAATTACAACGAACCTCTTGGACGAGTGAAGACAATCCTTGAAGATCAGTCGGGAAAGATATGGCTCACTCGCTCGGGAGTTCGCGTCAGCGTTGTGGATCAGCCACTTTGCAGCGTCACAGAGAACCAGGCCAGCTGTTATAAAAAGATTGGAACGGTTTCTCTTCCTCTGGGTGCGCCGCTAGCAACCAATAGCCAAGGCCAACTTTGGTTCGGGACCGCCAGTGGGCTCTGCCAATTATCGCGAAGTTCTTGTATTCAGCTCCCTGCCAGTCCGGCCGCGAAGGATGGCTTTGAATTTGGCCGGGCGTTCGCAGTTGGACGCGATGGGTCAGTGTGGGCGGCGATCTATCGATCAGGAGTTAGCCAAGGTCTTTGGCAGTATCGTCAGGGCAACTGGCGGAAGGTAAGCCTACCCGGACGGGATGGGGCCACGATAGATCCCACAACATTTTTGATTGATCAAAAGAACGGACTTTGGGTAGGAACCGTCAGCCATGGAATCTATCATATTTCCGAAGATACGATTGACCACTATGGAGCCTCGGATGGGCTGTCGAGCGACTCCGTCGAAAGTCTCTTTCAGGATAGGGAGCACAGTCTTTGGGTGGCGACTTCAAGCGGCATTGACCGCTTTCGTGAGCTGCCGGTCACAAACTTCTCGGTACGCCAAGGTTTGAGCGCTGACCATGTCAAGTCTGTTCTTGCTTCGCGCGACGGTACCGTATGGATCGGAGATGAAGGTGCCCTGAACTACCTTCACAACGGCCGCTTCGGTGCTATCCGAATGCAGGATGGTCTGCCGGGGCACAACGTAACGTCACTTCTTGAGGATCATATGGGGCGCCTCTGGGTTGGCGTCGATGACAAGCTTACAGTCTACGACCGTGGCCTATTTACAACGGTGAATAAGAAGGACGGCCATCCCCTGGGGATTGTTCTAGGGATGGCTGAGGACCTCGATCAAAGCCTGTGGGTCGAGGTTGCGGAAGAGCACGATCACCTGATTCACATCCGTGACCGAAAGGTCAGCGAGACCGTTCCTTCGCCGAGAGCCTTCGGGCTGTTGGCTGACCCCGGTGGCGGTGTTCTGTTAGGGCTCGCAAGTGGGCTGTCGAGATACCGCAATGGACATCTCGAGACGATAAGTATTTCCGACGACATCATCCCACGACCTTCCGCCAGCCCGGAGTTCGTGAAAAACATAGAAGTTCGGAGTCTTATCAGCGATCCCGAAGGCACGGTGTGGGGTGCAACAAGATACGGCCTTCTTGGCATGAGAGACGGAAAAGTAAAATTATTGACCTCGCAGAATGGCCTTCCTTGCGACTCTCTGTCTACTCTCATAAGAGACAAGCAGGGAGCTCTATGGCTTTATGCCAAATGTGCCCTCTTATCCATCTCACACGAAGAGCTTGAGAGGTGGTGGCAACAGCCCAAGGTTAAAGTCAAACTACGAACCTTTGACATCTCAGATGGAGCGCTTCCGGGATTGACATCATTTCGTCCGGGCAGCTCCATGTCGAGGGATGGTCGTCTGTGGTTCGCAAATGAATCGATTCTGCAAATGATCGATCCTGCCCACATCGAGATAAATAGTGTTGTCCCGCCTGTTCTTGTTGAAGGGGTCGTCGCAGACCAGAAGACGTACATGCCCATCAACAATCTCCGCCTCAAGCCTCTGACACGTGATGTGGAGATCGATTACGCTGCCTTGAGCTTAGCAGCGCCTCAGAAGATGCAATTTAAGTACAAGCTCGAAGGACACGACAGGGACTGGCAGGAGCCAATTGACCGACGAGCTGCCTTCTACACTGATCTTGCTCCCAGACAATATCGCTTCCGCGTCCTTGCAAGCAACAACGACGGAATTTGGAATGAAGAAGGAGCCACCCTCAACTTTTCCATCGCACCAATGTTCTACCAAACAGTATGGTTTGGAACAGCATGCGCAATTGGAATTTTGCTG is drawn from Edaphobacter lichenicola and contains these coding sequences:
- a CDS encoding ligand-binding sensor domain-containing protein codes for the protein MGCTLGLAAESIQQISQYAHTAWRIQDGSFSGTPHTITQTVDGYLWIGTDTRLIRFDGAHFNLQTAPDGAPLYSPSVYSLLGARDGSLWIGNGISIAHMQKGVVTNYNEPLGRVKTILEDQSGKIWLTRSGVRVSVVDQPLCSVTENQASCYKKIGTVSLPLGAPLATNSQGQLWFGTASGLCQLSRSSCIQLPASPAAKDGFEFGRAFAVGRDGSVWAAIYRSGVSQGLWQYRQGNWRKVSLPGRDGATIDPTTFLIDQKNGLWVGTVSHGIYHISEDTIDHYGASDGLSSDSVESLFQDREHSLWVATSSGIDRFRELPVTNFSVRQGLSADHVKSVLASRDGTVWIGDEGALNYLHNGRFGAIRMQDGLPGHNVTSLLEDHMGRLWVGVDDKLTVYDRGLFTTVNKKDGHPLGIVLGMAEDLDQSLWVEVAEEHDHLIHIRDRKVSETVPSPRAFGLLADPGGGVLLGLASGLSRYRNGHLETISISDDIIPRPSASPEFVKNIEVRSLISDPEGTVWGATRYGLLGMRDGKVKLLTSQNGLPCDSLSTLIRDKQGALWLYAKCALLSISHEELERWWQQPKVKVKLRTFDISDGALPGLTSFRPGSSMSRDGRLWFANESILQMIDPAHIEINSVVPPVLVEGVVADQKTYMPINNLRLKPLTRDVEIDYAALSLAAPQKMQFKYKLEGHDRDWQEPIDRRAAFYTDLAPRQYRFRVLASNNDGIWNEEGATLNFSIAPMFYQTVWFGTACAIGILLTLWLLYILRVRQLSDRIRERISERMTERERIARDLHDTFLQGIYALVMRFQTAADQLRSDEPARQMLEEALAQSDQVLSEGREIVLGLRAGATDTTNLSNSLSIAGEELLKFHPAHFRVVEKGEPRELNPLVRNELYRIGKEALNNAFRHANAAEIEVEITYESAQLRVRFRDDGQGIDPAILVNGRRGGHWGLPGMHERATRISAHLDIWSKPGAGTEVDLLIPAAVAYRSKIGPTWFPWFRASSKHTDI